A region of the Lycium barbarum isolate Lr01 chromosome 1, ASM1917538v2, whole genome shotgun sequence genome:
AAGAACCACAAGCTCAAAAACCTAGTGTTTTGCCAAATCTTGAAAACCCCAAGGATCCAAATAATGGGTTTGTAGAAAAAAGGAAATCTGGAAATGGGTCAGTGGTTTCTTTGATTTCAGGTGTGTCAGTGGTGATTGGGGTTGTGTTTGTTTCAGTTTGGGTGTTGAGGAAAAAATGGAAGTTGGAtgagggtaaaatgggaaaagaAAAGTTGGAGAAGTCACAACAAGTGGCTGTGGGAGGGGGGAATGATGAGGAAGGGCAAAAGGGTAAATATGTAGTGTTAGATGAAGGGTTTGGGATGGAACTAGAGGATTTGTTAAGGGCATCAGCTTATGTAGTTGGGAAGAGTAGGAGTGGTATAGTTTACAAGGTGGTGGCTGGTGGAGGCGGGAGGGTATCGGGTGCTGCGGCGGCGGCGGTTGCTGTTAGGCGATTAAGCGAGGGGGATGCCACGTGGAGGTTCAAGGAGTTCGAGACGGAGGTGGAAGCCATTGGGAAAGTACAACATCCAAATGTGGTGAGGCTTAGGGCTTATTATTATGCAAGTGATGAGAAATTGCTGGTTACTGATTTCATCCGTAATGGCAGCTTGCACAATGCTTTACATGGTAATGCTCACCTCATTTTCTTACTTGGAAACGGTGAATTGGTTAATTTATGTTCTATTGTTTAATATGAGGTTAAGTAATAGGTTGACCAGATCATAATGTGGTAAACTTGATAATTTGACTAGTTAAGTTTTGTTGAAGGTCCACTTTTGAGAATCGCCTACTCATCTTTTGGGTTACTTGTTAGTTGAAGGAAGGGAGACTTGTTAAAAGAAAATTCAAATATTTGCTGTTCAAAAATAGGGGGAAGGTATTATTGTAAATCACTATTCAGGAGTAACAGATTCTTGGAGTTCTGCTTAGTACTTCCAAAGAAATAAGCACTAAATAGGAATAGCAGAGAAGCCTGCAGTGTAATTTAAGTGGAGCTGTGAGTGATAGGAACTTAACCAAAATACTATAGCAGGAAAGGTAGGGCCGTTGAACCCAGAATAGATTAGTGAGCAGTGTGAgggttattttttttttgataatgatAAGGTAAAATTTAAACAGTGTGAGGGTTATTATGAGAAGCCAATGTCAGAATAACTAATGCAGAATGTCCTTTTTCTGCAAATGATTTATTGTTAGGATAAGGACATTTCAGGTGAAATGTGAAGTGCATATTGAAATCATGGTTCCACTCTTGGAGAAAATTGGGTCAAAAGCTCATAAAGCAGTACTCCATAATCAATGCTAGAAGAGTGCAGTCTGCCAATGTAATCTCTGGGTCCATGGTACATCAGGGGTTTTATTGATAGTCCAGACAACGTTCAAGGTAGCATCTTAGTTGCATTTACGACAAAATAAATCAATTTCTCCTCCATTTAAGTACTTGTTTACTACCTATTTCAAGTGTTTCAGTAGTGGTAAGAACACGAAATGTAAGATGTTCTTAAAGGTGCTCGTGAAACAGTTCCAAATGCCATAAAGCTACTtaatcttattcaatttcaataaTTAGGATAAAGTGAGCCTTCTGCTGGGCATAATTGTATATGACCGGATCGCACCTTAAACTTAAAGATACTTCCAGAGCAAATTATTTTGTTAAAATATTCTGCGTTTCATAtatttgtataattatgataaagTGAGCCTTTTGCTGGGCATAATTGTATATGACCAGGATCATACCTTTAAGATACTTCCAGTGCAAACTATTATGTTGAAATATTCTGCAGGAACAAGTAACAACTTCTGTTGAGGTTTCAAGCATCAGCTATCTTAGGGGAATATGAATGATATGATCCCAATTTATATTCTTTACCGGGGTCGTTTTAAGGTATTAGCTGCTTATCGGCCTTACTTTCTTTTGATCAAGAATAGGTGACCAAATGTAAATTATCATGAAAAATAAGCTGGTTTTGGCATGGTTTGGCGTGATATTATCTCAACTCTGCTAGAAAAGTTTTTTTCTACTAGTCTCATTTTCGTGGTTCATTTGTTTTTATCTGAAAAGTTGGCATTTGTGTTTTCTGCTTCCTGGAAAAAATCTATGCAAGTGTTAAGCTATTGAGACCTATTGGTTGCACTTCTTCAAAAGAGTGCTTTCACTCCCCATTTGTTGGTTTGTTGTAATTCACTCGTTTGTGGTCCCCACTATAAGGTAATTCACTCGTTTCTGGTCCCCCACTATGGCATTTCCCCCTTGTTTTCTGCTAGCTGAGGAGCACATTTAATGTGCCTAAGATATTGAGAGAGACTTTAAGGATGATGTTAACATTCTGAAGTTATGGGGAAAAAAACATTAGATCTATCATTTGGATGTTAAGCTATCTGTTCGATTCGTATTCATTAGGTTTTGGATTGTTCTAGGCATGTATTGTTGCTTGTTCTTCCACATAAAACATGAACCCAAAGTCTGAAATTTGTGCAGAACAAACTATTCTGAATAGGCAGATACTGGACTTATGTTAGCCTTGCATTTTGCTCCCTTTTCTTTGTCTGAACCTTGCACTTCACAAAAACATGCGCCCTTGCAATGTTCATTTGAACTCCAGTCCGTTTTCTTGACGTCATCTTATGAAAATTTGAATAAACCTTCCTTTTTCGCTCTTATTTTGTCTTTACTTATTGTATTTTATAACTTGGTGAACCAATCATCTACAAGTGGAAATGTAGATTGCACCTACTCTGGGTTGGTCTCCACAAATTAACACCTTCTGGTACACTTGGCCTATTTCTTGTTTCCTTCACTCGGACTACTACAGCCCTTCCATTGTTTCAAGCACATGTTTTTGTACCAAATTCAGGATTTGAAGAGAAAGTTGTCCTATTCCTTACTATTATAATGTTCATTGTCTGAAAAGCAGCTGAAATGATTTAAATATAATGGGCCCTACCATATTCATCTCATAATACTTATCGTCAAGTAAAAGGAAAATGTGACGTGAATCACTTTAATTTATCACTGAGGTTCCACAGGTCATATAATTCCAAAACTTCGAACCGTTATAGTTGTCGTatatttttacccttttgtggTTCTGTAAAAACTCACTTTCCGACAATTTCTTGAAGGAAAACACACACTAAAAGAGCGAATTTCTCTAGAGAACTTGGTGATTTCCCCTATTTGCAATTTCAAGTTTTTCACTGTTTTGATGCTCGCTATTAGCAAGCAAACTTGGAGTTGTTTCTCACGTTTTATGATGAAACATTATCCTTGTTAAACAATCTTCTAAGTAATGTTTATTTTTCACAATTGCAGGCGGACTTGGTAATTCCTTGCCATCACTGTCATGGGCAGCTAGACTGAAGATTGCTCAAGGCACAGCTCGGGGTCTAATGCACATTCATGAGTGTAGTCCCAGGAAGTATATTCACGGGAACATAAAATCATCCAAAATCCTTCTTGACGATGAATTGCAAGCTTACATATCCGGTTTTGGGTTGACTCGCCTTGTTTCAGGCTCCTCGAAGCCCATTAATAGTAGTACCAAAAAGCTGAGTACAAGTCAAATCATACTGAGTCCAAAAAACTCAGCTTCGCCTTGTATTATGTATGTGGCACCTGAGGCTCGGGTACCTGGCTTCAAGTTCACACAAAAAAGCGACATCTACTCCTTTGGTATTGTACTTTTGGAGATTCTGACTGGTCGGTTGCCAGATGGAGGATCAGAGGATGATGGAAAGGGGCTTGAGAGTCTTGTTAGAAAGGTTTTTAGACAAGAACGACCGTTATCCGAAATCATAGACCCTGCACTATTGGGTGAGGTTCATGCTAAAAAGCAAGTCGTTGCAGCATTTcatattgctctcaactgcacaGAACAGGATCCCGAGCTTCGGCCACGGATGAGAACAGTTTCTGATAACCTTGATCGCATCAAACTGCAGTAAAAGAAACTTAATGGTACAGCTTGTAAAGAGCTTTCAAGTTTTGCTGACCGCCTAATGTAGAAGTTTTGTAGTATTTGTGAATCAGAATTTTCTGTTTCTGTTGTACCAAATCCTAGATTAGGTGTTTCTAGTTATCGTTGTAACTCTAGCGATTCAATGTTCTTTTTGTTGAATCATCAATTGAAAATTACTTGTGCTAGCGACCTCAGAAGACTATTATGTTTGATATTATGGAAAAGCGTAAAAATGATCCTAACGTACTGGAAATGACTTAAATATGTCCCCTTCTCACCTATTAGACTTCAATTGCTCATACCGTTAACTTTCGGGTTAAAAATGTCCTTCCTTCCACCTATTGGACCCCAATAGGCCTTAACGTTAATTTTCGGGTTAAAAAGGCCTCTCGTTTGAACGGAATTATGAGATGACACATGAAAGACTATAATTAAATAGGTGACACTGATTTATCGGTTCACGAGTCCCAACCATAAATAATCAAACTCATCCAGGTTAACCCAAAACAACTAGAAACCATTTGAGTTCAGCATTTGATGAAGTCGATTTAATCAAGCTAGAAACCATCGAGGTCAGAACCAACGTACTTCAAATAAAAACAACTCAAGAGTTATAACTAGTCAATATAACAACTCAAGAGTTCAACAAAATTCGATGGTTATAATTTGAATTCCCTTGTAGCAATGATAAAATTAGAAATACGTTACAATCCCTGATTTGGAGGAAGAGCCCAATTGATCCTAAGTAGCCTCCTCAGTTAGATGATCTCCACATTAATTTAACTGAAAAATCTTTTCCAACCTCAAATGATGGACTTGTATCCAAAATAACTAGTGGTGCTTCCTCATGTGCGAGTTTTGATCTAGCTGAACTATCTTAGCCGGAATGATATGGCTCAAGTCTTGAGATAGTACTTCTAGAGTATTGAAaaatgaaaaactggatgaactacTGATAATGCAGGTGGTAAGGCTAATCTGTATGCCACAAGTCCAATACTTTTTAGAATTtcataaggaccaatgtaccACAGGCTCAAATTTTTATTTTACAGAATCTCATGTCACCCCCCGAGGCGGATCGACACCGATGCCGGAAACTGGACCGAAAGAACCAACTGACTAAGTGAACATGACGTGAAAATTGAATTAAGCgaaatataatttaaaatatgATCTCTACTTGGTCGGTCTAGCACAAGGAGTTGGAATGATACCATTTCCATAATCAAGATAAGTTATATTTCATATTATGCTACATTCTTTTCACCGATGGTTTGTCCGATTTCCATCTTAGATCGAgaacataaactttatacttataGAACCGTTGATCTAATCGTTCGTCTATAAGCTAAATGGTATACTAAATCATCTAATATATAAGTAAACGATACACAGATGAAGATAGATCTATTTAATACTTTATTAAAATTGGAAGTACCTTAATGAAATCCCTTTTCCTTCATCAGAAAAAAGAAGAGAACAAAATATCTTAGGAACAATGTAACCCAGAAAGGATGTGATCTGAAAACGGTGAGCAATATTGGGCGACAGAAGAAGAAAGCAGAACAATAAATGGAGAAAAAAGACATACCTTAGCATGAAGAAGTATGTAAAAAAAAGGTAGGTCGGTGCACTAAGCTTCAGCTATGCGGATGGTACAACTTTTTATAGATGTGTCCATACCATCAACTCCAATAACTATATAGTAGAAATATTagaaaatttaaaatttgaaaattaagttTGGTAATATTTCAGATGAAAGAATAATTTAACCccaaattttattattttttcaaatgaaATTCATATCCAAATGCACAATCCCAATTGAATGAGAAAAAAGTTGAAACTTTTAGTCTCATATCTTTTGGACCAAAACAAAAGAAAGTCTCATTTCCTTCAAATTGTAAAAAGCACAATTGTTATATTTGTATTAAAGTTGGGAGCAAATTAGATTTTAACAAAGTTTGTAACGACTATTAAAAACCCTAGTCCCTCTCCCCGCCTATATTAATGATGATTTAGCAGTCTCTCTCATTCAATCATTCTCAACGCAACTTAACTTAATGCGGCTGAGATGAAGGGCATTGACAACAATGAAGAGGACgttaatgacgatgatgatgatggaaTCCAAGTCCAGCATCAatcctcttcatgaattcttcAGAATTGGTTCAATGAATCACCAagttgaaagttttttttttctcattttctttccTTGATTTGATGATATGTTGTTAATTTATGTCTTAGTGCTTGAATGAACTATTTCTTGCAAATATTTTAGTTCGTTTAAAAGATTCACACTTGGAAAGAACATTCTAGTTTTAGTTGTTGTATCTGATCTAATAGAAAATTAAACTGATAAGTCTTTAAAACATAATTTTTTATTAGATGTAAAAAGTTTTGTTACTTAATTAAGTGGTTCATTCAACATTTAATTAATGAGATATAACTTATCTTTTCAAATCtacaaattcctttttttttttttttcaattagttCAATTTTTTTGCTATCAGTTTAAATATTCACATTTGGGTAAGATATATATTCTTAAACCATTTCTATCTTATGCAGCAGTGGAAGTAGTATCACCTTTATTTAATGAATGGGCTGGAGATATTTTTCAATTTAGGCTTGTTTTGTGAAAGTGATAAACGCATATGAAAGCAAGTCTAAAATTATTTGGCCGCGCTTCGTGCGGTTATGAATAACCTCATTAAGCTTATGAATAATGCTTCCCTAATATGCATGACATCTAAATTATCGCGCAACAAGTTAAACTCCCAATATGGAAGATCGAAAAATATGCTTTTTTTTCTCCATTGTTGGGTTGCACCTTCTCCAACACTCCCTTTCCCATTTCGTTTCCTTTTACTATTCAATTCTGGTTGTCTTCCAAATGTGACACTGATATCTTTCACTTGTTGCAAGATGTCTGACCCTGATAACTTCTTCGGAGGGGTCCTCTCTTCGACATTCTCATCAAAACGATGCCTCATCAGTCTAAATTTATGATTTCTTCCCAAAAACCGACGATGGCCAATAAAACACCACTTTCTACTATGATGAAGGCGACAAGGTTCTGTGTCAACATTACAAGAGGGGCATGCAAGGCCAGTATGTGTGTTCTAACCAGATAAGATATCAAGTCCAGGAAAATCACTAACTGTCCACATAAGAGCTGCTTGCATTCTAAACATTTCGTCCTTTGATGAATCAAAAGTGTCCACACCTTCCCTCCATAACTCATTCAACTCCTTAATAAGGGGTTGTAGGTATACATCTATGTTATTCCCTGCCATACGTGGACCTGGAATGATCATTGAGAGGATGAAATTTGGTTTCTTCATACACAACTAAGGAGGAAGGTTATATGGAACCAAAACCACAGGCTAAATGCTATAATTAGTACTCATTGTCCCAAAAGGATTGAAACCATCACTAGCTAGACCTAATCGAACATTTCGAGGATCAGAAGCAAATTCAGGAAAAGTTGTATCAAACCTCTTCCATGCCTCACCATCTCTAGGATGCCTTATGGTTCCATCTTTGTTACCATCCTCCGCATGCCAGCTCACATGCTCAGCAATCTTAGAGCACATGAACAATCTTTGTAATCTTGGTTTTAATGGaaagtaacgcaaaatttttgcaggatttttccttttcttcttttgtttcttaCTTGTAGTAGATGCATGATCTTTATTTCTCTCATTCTCGGGCTTCCATCTAGAAGTGTGACAATACTTGCATGTTTCTGCATTAACATCATCTTCCCAGTACAACATGCAATCATTTGGACAAGTATCTATCTTGATATAATCAAGACACAACTTCTTGATGGTTTTATTGGCCTCATAAAAAGAATTAGGAATCTTTGCAAATTTAAATGCATCTCTGAGTAGATCTAGTATCATAGTCATTCCCTTGTCACTTAACCCAGACAAACACTTTATGTGATAAAGCTTTAATAAAAATTCCAACTTTGAGTACTTAGACCCTTCATACAATTCTTGACGTCCATCTCCAAGCAACTCAAACAAATCTTTGTTATTTGAAGCAGGCATATCATGTAACATTTCTTCTTCTCCCACCACTTGTGACGGACCTACATCAACACCCTCATGCCTTAAGCCCCCAAATGCTTCATTAATCAATAATTCTACAGGATTTTCAGTGGGTGGTACATCTTGAGTGACCTCTCTATTTCTGGAATTATGCAATACATTCATTTCCCCGTGCATAAACCAAGTGACATAATTTTTAGGAAACGTCTTGTCAATCAAATGATTAAACACTATTTTCCTGGTTTGCCACTTCCTAGAACCACATTTAGGACATGGACATTTTATTTTATCTCCTATAGCTGCATTGTTAAATGCAAAATTCAGAAATTGATTCAAACCAATCACATACTCTGGTGTGTTCCTTAGCATTCCAATCCAAGATTTATCCATTAAAAAATTAGATTAGAGTGCAACAATATCATCTATAAGAATTCATGAGAAAGAAAATGAGTTGCCTATTAGCATAAGTGAACATAatagaaaatgaaaaaataatgaaTTCTAACAGAGAACATACATAACCAAACACCTTAAGAAAAAATTACTGAGATTTTCACGAAGTACTAACAAATTTGAGACAAATCAGCaaagtaaataaatatgtatgctCATAGCTGAGCCAAACTCAAATTTGTGACTAACATTTCATACGACAAATGATTGCAAAAACATGGTGTAACCGTTGTTAATAATAATTGTGCACCAAGCTTCAGAATGTAACCGCTGAATACATGGTAAAAACATCAAACATAAAAGAAAATCTGGATTGTTTCTTATTACGGTAGAACTTTCAATCATTTTATCAAGATTACCAACTAACATTGCAAAGTCATCACACTAATCATGTACTAGAGATTTCATTCATTGATACAAACAATCAAACACGTTCAAGGTGACACACGTTTCTTCAATCTCAGCGAAGTCCTTGC
Encoded here:
- the LOC132634227 gene encoding receptor protein kinase-like protein ZAR1, giving the protein MNLSKLFVILNFYFLTFAISTIDSLNSDGLSLLALKSAISSDPSEFLSSWSELDSSPCHWSGITCDDHNNQKVTSITLSGHNLTGYIPSEIGALSSLSILNLSYNNFSKPIPIHLFNATSLHSLDLSNNAFTGSLPQQITSLINLNHLDLSSNYLNGSLPKELTDLTGLTGTLNLSYNRFSGEVPVSYGEFPVTLSLDLRHNNLTGKIPSVGSLLNQGPTAFSGNPFLCGFPLETPCQEPQAQKPSVLPNLENPKDPNNGFVEKRKSGNGSVVSLISGVSVVIGVVFVSVWVLRKKWKLDEGKMGKEKLEKSQQVAVGGGNDEEGQKGKYVVLDEGFGMELEDLLRASAYVVGKSRSGIVYKVVAGGGGRVSGAAAAAVAVRRLSEGDATWRFKEFETEVEAIGKVQHPNVVRLRAYYYASDEKLLVTDFIRNGSLHNALHGGLGNSLPSLSWAARLKIAQGTARGLMHIHECSPRKYIHGNIKSSKILLDDELQAYISGFGLTRLVSGSSKPINSSTKKLSTSQIILSPKNSASPCIMYVAPEARVPGFKFTQKSDIYSFGIVLLEILTGRLPDGGSEDDGKGLESLVRKVFRQERPLSEIIDPALLGEVHAKKQVVAAFHIALNCTEQDPELRPRMRTVSDNLDRIKLQ